The following nucleotide sequence is from Gemmatimonadota bacterium.
CGAGAGCAATCCGCACGGCAGCATCGTTCGCAACGAGGGAGTCCGCGAGCCGAAAGCGCGGGGGCGAGCGCGGCTCATCGAGGCCACCGGCGCGATCATCGGGATGGTCAACAACGCGGTGCCCGATGCGCGCGGCGAGCTGGCCGCGCTGCTGGAACGCGAGGCGGACTCTCGCTCCCCCGATCTGACTTCCGAGGCCGAGGATGGCTACACGCATCGCGTCTGGCTGATCGAGGACCCGGGCCGTCAGGGTGAGTTGACGGGAACGTTGGCCGCGCAGCCGGAGGCGTACGTGGCCGACGGCAACCACCGTTCGGCCGCCGCCGCCATGCTGGGCCGCGAGCACTTCCTGGCCGTCTTCTTTCCGCTGGACCGAATGGGGATCGAGCCCTACAATCGGCTGCTCGAAGGGGTGGACGCGTCCGCCGCGGGCGAGCGCATGCTCGCCGCCAACTTCGAGGTCAGGTCGCCGAACGGAGGCGCGGGCTATCAGCCCCAGCGGGGCGTCGAGTTGGGGCTGTACGTGAGTGGGCCTGGCTGGCGCGTCTTGGAGCCACGCCCGGGCTCATACGACGAGGGCGATGCCGCGGCGTCCGTCGCTCACGGCGTAGCCCAGCGGCTGCTCTTCTCCGCCGTTCTCGGCATTGACGACGCCGCCGACGCCCGCATCCGCTACGTCGGCGCGGATCGCGACGCCGACTGGCTGGCTGCCGAAGTGGACGCCGGGCGCGCGGCCGCGGCGGTGACGCTGGCGCCGGTGACCATGGCTCAGTTCGCCGAGGTGTGCCGTCAGGGCGGGATGATGCCGCCGAAGTCCACGTGGTTCGTGCCCAAGGTACGCAGCGGCCTCGTCATGGCTCTGCTCGACTGAGCTCTACGTCTCGGAGCGCAGCCAGCGCCTCGTCGCCGGACGGGCTCGGCGGTGACCCGGTTACCGGCCACGCCCACAGGATGATGGGCCCCGGCGCCGCGCCGCCCAGCAGATCCGCCACTTCGAGCGCGGGATCGGCTCCCGGCCCCACGAACAGTCTGGCGCGTTCCCCGCTCAACTCCAGGCGCACGTCCGTCCACCCTTCGGCCGCGAAGAATGCCGTGCCCGAGACGGAGCCGGCAGTCGCGTGGTCGGCGCGCGGCGCGAACGCGACCGCTCCGGGGGTGCCGGATCGGTGGGGTCGCAGGTAGAAGACCTCGCGCTCGGCGTCGCCGGTGCGCCGCACCTCCAGTCCGATCACGATGGGCGCTCCCGAGGTCGCGAGCCGGAAGCTCAGCGCGCCATCCAGAAAGCCGGCGTCGTCCAGGCGCGCGGAGCCGCCGGACGGTATGAGCAGGGCGTCATCGCCATGCCAGAGGCCGGCCCGCGCGTTGCCGTGGCCCGTCCATTCGACCCCGGCCACGATGATCGCGTCGGCGCTCGTCGCGGTCGGGTTCTGGCCGGCGACTCCCGCTGGGACGAGAAGGAAGAGCGGCGGCGCCGCCAGGAGCGCGATGCTGAGATGTTTTCGAGGCCGAGGCTTCATGGTCTCCGTCCTGATCGGCTCTTCGCTCGGCGCGCTTTGACGCCGGCACGCTGGACGTTGAACCGCATGCGGGTAGGCCGGAATGCACGAATCCGGGAGATGCTGGTACTTTTCCGGGATGGACGGAATACGCCGCTTCGATTTCTCGCGCCGGAAATACGGCCCGGAACTGCTCGTGGACGTGATCGACATTGGCGACGTGCCGAACTACGTGTTCTGGGACGAGCCCTACTGGCTGTCCTACTACGACATAACGCTGGTGACGGAAGGCACGGGTCGGCTGTGGCTCGATGACGCGGCGCAGCCCGTCTGCCCCGGGAGCGTGCTGTTCACCACTCCCGGGCAGGTGCGCAGGTGGCAGGTGGACGGCCTGCGGGGCCTGGCCCTGTTCTTCCCGGGGGAGTTCATCGCAGCGTTCTTCTCCGACCCCCTGTTCCTGCACCGGCTGGGCTACTTCCATCAGATGGACGGCCGGCACTCGGTTCAGCTGTCGCAGCGAGAGGCCGCCGAGCTAGCCTCCAAGCTGGACACCATGCGCGGCGAGATCGCCACGCTGCGCCCGGACACTGACCACGTTCTGCGGGCCGGTCTCTACGAGGTCCTGATGTGGGTCAGCCGCCGGTACGCGCAGCGCGCGGGAGCCGCGGCCGTGCCCGGCAACGCCACCATTCTGGGTTTTGTGGATCTGGTGGAGAGGGAGTACGCCAGCTTGCACCGGGTGGGTGACTACGCGGATCGGCTCGCGGTCACCAGCGGCCACCTGACCGAGCTCTGCAAACGGCGGCTCGGGCGCACGGCGGGGGCGGTGATACGCGGCCGTGTGGTCGTCGAAGCGCGCCGCCGCCTGCTGCACACGCAGGCCACTGCCGCTCGCATCGCAGCGGACATCGGCTTCCAGGATCCGGCCTATTTCAGCCGTTTCTTTCGCCGCGAGACCGGCGCGTCGCCGTCGGAGTTTCGAAGCGCTGGGCGGGCGGCGTACGGTTACGACGTCAAGCCGGCCGAAACAGCGGCTTCGTCTGCTCGTTGAGCAACACCCAGAAGGCGTTGAAGGCGCTGACGCCTCGACACGGAGACGAAGATGGACTCCCACGATCAGTACGGATCTCCGACGGATACGCTTCACCCCACGGGGCGTGCTCAGCTCTTGCGGCTTCGCGCGCCCGCAAACACGAGGCCGATGCCCGCGACCAGTGCGATTCCGGACACGAGCGGCGACAGCGCGAAGGTCTTGTCGCTTTCGGCGGTGACCTCGAGGGGACCCACGCCCAGCGTGGTCTCCTCCGAGCCCAG
It contains:
- a CDS encoding DUF3185 domain-containing protein encodes the protein MKAATIMGLLLIALGGVGFVFGGLPLGSEETTLGVGPLEVTAESDKTFALSPLVSGIALVAGIGLVFAGARSRKS
- a CDS encoding DUF1015 family protein gives rise to the protein MITIAPIARALVPVDDEAAARISARNYDEFQGDREIWSAIRRRPDSVLAVTMAHCDVESVAAIGEGDSEPSLRRAAGNMERLRASPLTAEARGVLFIYEIVGPARPGVRQIGLGGLARTDEIRTESNPHGSIVRNEGVREPKARGRARLIEATGAIIGMVNNAVPDARGELAALLEREADSRSPDLTSEAEDGYTHRVWLIEDPGRQGELTGTLAAQPEAYVADGNHRSAAAAMLGREHFLAVFFPLDRMGIEPYNRLLEGVDASAAGERMLAANFEVRSPNGGAGYQPQRGVELGLYVSGPGWRVLEPRPGSYDEGDAAASVAHGVAQRLLFSAVLGIDDAADARIRYVGADRDADWLAAEVDAGRAAAAVTLAPVTMAQFAEVCRQGGMMPPKSTWFVPKVRSGLVMALLD
- a CDS encoding helix-turn-helix domain-containing protein, with translation MDGIRRFDFSRRKYGPELLVDVIDIGDVPNYVFWDEPYWLSYYDITLVTEGTGRLWLDDAAQPVCPGSVLFTTPGQVRRWQVDGLRGLALFFPGEFIAAFFSDPLFLHRLGYFHQMDGRHSVQLSQREAAELASKLDTMRGEIATLRPDTDHVLRAGLYEVLMWVSRRYAQRAGAAAVPGNATILGFVDLVEREYASLHRVGDYADRLAVTSGHLTELCKRRLGRTAGAVIRGRVVVEARRRLLHTQATAARIAADIGFQDPAYFSRFFRRETGASPSEFRSAGRAAYGYDVKPAETAASSAR